From a single bacterium genomic region:
- a CDS encoding FAD-binding oxidoreductase encodes MAATADAVVIGGGVVGTSVAFHLASRRAGRIVLCERRFLAAGATGKSGALVRMHYANEPEARLAAASLPYFQHWYDVVGAGSSGFVNTGMLRLVSAANETKLRANVAMLRRVGVNTTVIGPDDVHAIVPSWRTDDIVAAAYEPDSGMADPVATTHGFAGRAADLGADVRVGTEVHALRVERGRVEGVETSDGFIAAPAVVVAGGAWALPLLRPVGAADELTTVRVQVTLFRRPPQHAALHPICIDGANDLWMRPEGAGFLSTLVGISTRQDLPNPDTLDEGVDGDYVIRARERLARRMPAVTGAPMRGGWAGAITITPDGKQIIDRHPEIEGLWICTGDNGSGFKTAPALGAALAEWMTGGEPRTVPLRPFRATRFKEGALLIGEHEYGDRPNEPGRGVMLG; translated from the coding sequence ATGGCGGCAACCGCGGATGCCGTGGTGATCGGCGGCGGCGTCGTCGGGACCAGCGTCGCATTCCACCTCGCGTCCCGCCGCGCCGGCCGGATCGTGCTCTGCGAGCGGCGCTTTCTCGCCGCCGGTGCGACCGGCAAGTCCGGCGCCCTCGTGCGCATGCACTACGCGAACGAGCCGGAGGCCCGCCTGGCCGCGGCGAGCCTGCCGTATTTCCAGCACTGGTACGATGTGGTCGGCGCCGGCTCGTCGGGTTTCGTCAACACCGGGATGCTGCGACTCGTCTCCGCGGCCAACGAGACCAAACTGCGGGCCAACGTCGCGATGCTCCGGCGGGTCGGGGTGAACACGACGGTGATCGGGCCGGACGACGTCCACGCGATCGTCCCGTCGTGGCGGACCGACGACATCGTGGCCGCGGCCTATGAGCCCGATTCAGGGATGGCCGATCCCGTGGCGACGACGCACGGCTTCGCCGGGCGCGCCGCGGACCTGGGCGCGGACGTGCGCGTCGGGACGGAAGTGCACGCGCTCCGCGTCGAGCGAGGCCGGGTCGAGGGCGTCGAGACCTCGGACGGCTTCATCGCCGCGCCCGCGGTCGTCGTGGCCGGCGGGGCCTGGGCGCTGCCGCTGCTGCGGCCGGTCGGCGCGGCGGACGAGCTGACCACCGTGCGCGTGCAGGTCACGCTCTTCCGGCGGCCGCCTCAGCACGCGGCGCTTCATCCGATCTGCATCGACGGCGCGAACGATCTGTGGATGCGCCCGGAGGGCGCGGGGTTTCTCAGCACGCTCGTCGGCATCTCGACCCGCCAGGATCTGCCGAACCCGGACACCCTCGACGAAGGCGTGGACGGCGACTACGTGATCCGGGCGCGGGAGCGCCTGGCGCGGCGCATGCCTGCTGTCACCGGCGCGCCGATGCGCGGCGGATGGGCCGGGGCGATCACGATCACGCCCGACGGCAAGCAGATCATCGACCGCCACCCGGAGATCGAGGGACTCTGGATCTGCACCGGCGACAACGGGTCGGGGTTCAAGACCGCGCCGGCGCTCGGCGCGGCGCTCGCGGAGTGGATGACCGGCGGCGAGCCGCGCACCGTGCCGCTGCGGCCGTTTCGCGCGACGCGGTTCAAAGAGGGCGCGCTTCTTATCGGCGAACACGAATACGGCGATCGTCCCAACGAGCCGGGCCGGGGGGTCATGCTCGGCTAG